The Saccharomyces eubayanus strain FM1318 chromosome I, whole genome shotgun sequence sequence CTTTTTAAGCCACCCATTTCACCACTTTTGGTTGTTCCTAATGTTTCGGTAACGAAGCCCAATGATTGGGATGACCGCATTTGGATCGCGGATCCTGCTTTAGTAAAACCTGATGATTGGAACGAACACGAACCGCTAATGATTCCGGATCCAAACGACGCAAAACCATTGGAATGGGATGAATCTATTTCTAAATATATACTCGATCCTGAGGCTAAGAAACCCCATTGGTGGGAAGAGGCTGAGCATGGCGAATGGATCCCACCCATGGTAAAAAATCCCCTCTGTGATATAGAACATGGCTGTGGTCAGTGGAAGTCAAGACTAATAAAGAACCCCAAATACAACGGTCCCTGGGAACCTAACCAAGTCATAAATCCCAATTACATGGGAGAATGGCAACCGCCAGAGATTGAAAACCCACTGTACTACGAAGAGAAGCATCCATTACGAATCGAAAATCCAATCAACGGTATAATTTTCGAATTTTGGAGCGGATCTCCTAACATGATGATAAGTAACATTTATTTGGGTAAAAACGTAACGGAGGCGCAAATCATTGGAAATAAGACATGGGTCATGAGAAATCGTGCCTCAAGGCGTCTCGACGATTCTTCAGAGCGCAAGTTCATGAACACTAGATTAGGTGGTCTACAAGATACTCTTCACAGCGAAACGGTGtccttcaattttttcgaTCGCATCATCGACTGCATTCTGGAATCTCCAAAATCAGTACTTACTATCGCCGTCGTTCTCCTTGCGACGCTGTCTTTTTGGTATATAATTCTTATATAGACGACGATTACGACTGTGACCCATTGATACCAGTGACACATGCGCCGTTTTATAGATACTTATCGTGTTGATGTCACTGCAACCATGGTTAtataatcattttttttggcttaCCCGATGCCGACCTTAACTcacttcattttccttcaaatataacaaaaaaagtcCGTAATTAAGGGAATTGGAGTGTTGCAAATCTACGATAAGGCACAAGTACAACAACTACGATTGCAATTCATTGGCAGGCCAACTATTTGCATTCTTAGTCTGGTAACACTCGATAGCCATGGAGATTTCCAGCTCACCATGGAATGACGGTGGATATAGCCCTTACGAGAGGAACAGAGCTGCTGTATCTCCATTGTCACCACCTATGGATAATGATGAGCGAATAGAAAGCCCCCAGTCGTTGGGTGATCATTGTTTTAAGCCTCTACCATATCTTACCAACTATCTTTCTATGTTTGCGCTTTTCAGTAACGAAATATTTGGCGATAAAGTGAACGTTAGCTCTCAGAATGAATatttgttaaagaaatattattctttaaaGAAGCCATTTGCTTTGCGTCACAGTGGTGGTACATCAAAGAACTCGGATATGCCTTCACAGAGTAATGATATTTGGCAGACCAATTTTATGGTTGATAGGTTTTTGAATCGTAGTGTGCGATCGGTGAATTACGCGAACTTTCAAATAATCTCTGATATGCAAAACAGAAGCATTAGGGGAACAAGCATCGGGGGAACTCCGGAGCACGGCATCGATACTTTCCAAACCGCCAGCTTGCCTTCTATACCGTCTGCAGTACcatattttcaatactaTAGAAAGTTATTGACGGTAAATACTAAAGAATGggatattttgaaactaCATAGTCTATGGATTCCAGACTTAAGAACGGATTTTAAGGATTTTGAACTATGTCGTGATAGAGACTCTTCAAGATTGTATGATGACGAttatgatgaagacaatGTTGTGAAAAaggatcttttttttgaaaaaattccagGCCAACAGATTTTAGATGGTGAAGGTTATGTTCCCAAAGAATATGAAATTTCGTCCGGTAGTTTGTCTATTccttctttattttctgaaGATAAGCTCCCAGCATTAACCTACCATTGTGCTGTcgaattgaataaaaacgTTTACATATTTGGAGGATTAATGCCATGCTATAGTTATGAAGAGGATGCACCACTTTTGAacgatttttttgtagatGGGATAAAAAACTTACCTCCCCCACTATTACCCCAAGTAATCAACAATCCGTCAATGGTCAATAATCCTCATCTTTATGTGGCCGCTGTACCTTCATGTCGTTTTAGCAAGCCCAAGATGAGAGGTTATATACCGCCTCCGTTACTCTGTGTTCAAGGTTCCAAATTAACAGAACGgcatattttcttttacgGTGGATTTGAAATCAGAACGGAAACCCGTGGTGATGAAAATGGGAAATATcatctaaaaaaaaggttaTATGTGAACAATACTGGCTATATTCTTGATATTATATCATTAAAGTTTACCAAAATAGATGTTATAGTACAGTCTTCTAAATATAATGCATATCCGACTATGTCAGCGCGATTCGGTCATTTGCAAATCTCCATTGATAACCAGAATAGAAGAAATAGCGTTCATTCCGTAAACACGAACGAGAGTCATACAGCGGGATCCGCTTCTATGAAACGAGGGCCTAGTATGTCTAAAGGGCGACTCGAAAAATCAGCAGTGCTTTCATCCTTATCACATAATAGTAGCGCACCTTATGGTGTACACACTATCATAATATTTGGTGGTTATAGACAAACGGGCGATGACCGCTACGAGGCGATGAATGATTTATGGAAGATTGAAATTCCTGTGATGCGTCGGGGTAAAAAGGGTTATTGTAAATTTTCAGAGACGGCCAACGCAATACTTTTGACACCAAGAGAGAAGGACAAGTTAGACTGGCCTGAAGAAAGAGCTTTTGCagctttttctcttcatgGAACGTCGTTGATGGATAGGAGCGCACTAGAAACGAGTTTACTAAgcaatttaaaaaaatacttcatTTTGAAACCGTCATATATATCAAAGGACCGTGTTATTGATCCTAAGCCAGTTTTCCCGATGATGGTACATAGTACGCATCAAgatcttttcaatggcaGTTCTGCAACGGACGAACCTTCAATTTCTGGTGTCCCCCCCAGTAGATCGAGCGCGGACAGTACTATTGGTCCCGAAATGAACTACgattttgataatatgACAATGAAACCAGGGGTGAACTTGTCATCTATCCCCATGAGTACAATAGGAAGACAGAGATTAATACTAAGTCAAGATATGCCTATACGTAAAAACATTATACTACATGGAGGTTCCAACGGTCTCAATGTCCTAGATGATATGTGGCTGATGGACCTGGAATGTGAGACAT is a genomic window containing:
- the CNE1 gene encoding calnexin; amino-acid sequence: MKVAYLQFLFLNISLVKAVLQQSDFTLRNDSYWEEFEGYVDTKHLNEKWITSGATNEKGAKIYGAQWRISQGPLQGSLPNKGLVVRTNNAAAMIGHVLETPVNVSDTDTLVVQYEIKVENSLTCGGAFIKLVSSLVDTDALKSYSPGKEGVELVFGPDYCVPDTNGVQFAINKVHKITHQSELKYLQEAPLSRLTDNSQSHLYTLIIDESTQSLQILIDGKIAMARERIKDTSKDLFKPPISPLLVVPNVSVTKPNDWDDRIWIADPALVKPDDWNEHEPLMIPDPNDAKPLEWDESISKYILDPEAKKPHWWEEAEHGEWIPPMVKNPLCDIEHGCGQWKSRLIKNPKYNGPWEPNQVINPNYMGEWQPPEIENPLYYEEKHPLRIENPINGIIFEFWSGSPNMMISNIYLGKNVTEAQIIGNKTWVMRNRASRRLDDSSERKFMNTRLGGLQDTLHSETVSFNFFDRIIDCILESPKSVLTIAVVLLATLSFWYIILI
- the GPB2 gene encoding Gpb2p, with product MEISSSPWNDGGYSPYERNRAAVSPLSPPMDNDERIESPQSLGDHCFKPLPYLTNYLSMFALFSNEIFGDKVNVSSQNEYLLKKYYSLKKPFALRHSGGTSKNSDMPSQSNDIWQTNFMVDRFLNRSVRSVNYANFQIISDMQNRSIRGTSIGGTPEHGIDTFQTASLPSIPSAVPYFQYYRKLLTVNTKEWDILKLHSLWIPDLRTDFKDFELCRDRDSSRLYDDDYDEDNVVKKDLFFEKIPGQQILDGEGYVPKEYEISSGSLSIPSLFSEDKLPALTYHCAVELNKNVYIFGGLMPCYSYEEDAPLLNDFFVDGIKNLPPPLLPQVINNPSMVNNPHLYVAAVPSCRFSKPKMRGYIPPPLLCVQGSKLTERHIFFYGGFEIRTETRGDENGKYHLKKRLYVNNTGYILDIISLKFTKIDVIVQSSKYNAYPTMSARFGHLQISIDNQNRRNSVHSVNTNESHTAGSASMKRGPSMSKGRLEKSAVLSSLSHNSSAPYGVHTIIIFGGYRQTGDDRYEAMNDLWKIEIPVMRRGKKGYCKFSETANAILLTPREKDKLDWPEERAFAAFSLHGTSLMDRSALETSLLSNLKKYFILKPSYISKDRVIDPKPVFPMMVHSTHQDLFNGSSATDEPSISGVPPSRSSADSTIGPEMNYDFDNMTMKPGVNLSSIPMSTIGRQRLILSQDMPIRKNIILHGGSNGLNVLDDMWLMDLECETWTPIETFTRAEPSKSVDEKLDTVNVGLVGHEMESIGRICVCIGGMLQEDVNALYSGDNDEPSKNQSVKKLPLGGHFLNTIDLSTQCWEDHQIILSKKEDNEDGSDNENEDVNSNVVVGIGGTSLQCDKSIVMIGGLMSRRTNLKEIYLHGTILKSILPSVHPGN